In Sphaerospermopsis torques-reginae ITEP-024, the genomic window CCATCTTTTCCGCTTCGACACGGTTGATCATCAGGACATCATCCAGCAGTTGAGTCATGCGTTTGATAGTTTCTTGGATAGTATTGAGATGTTTATATTTTTTTTCGGCATTCAGGCGATCGCCAAAAGTTTGTAAAATGCCTGTAGATGAGGAAATAATGGCTAAAGGTGTACGAATTTCATGGGATGCCATTGCAATAAAGCGCGATCGCATTTCGCTGACTGCCTTCTCTTTTTCTAAAGTTTCCAAAATCTCCTGTTCAGCTTTTTTCAGTTGAGATATATCACGGATAATAGATGCTAAAGCTGTAGCTTCTCCCGTTTGCTGATCCTTAATTAAGAAAAAAGAACTTATGGTATAAATTTCTTCTCTAGTTTTACCATTGACAAGTGTTAATTCTCCTTCCCAATATCCAGATTTTAAGACAGTAGGAAAAATATTTGATGGGAATAAATATCTATCATCTTGACAGAAATAATCCCAAATATTACCTTCTATTAAAGCATTTTCTGTATTTAAACCAATCATTTGCATCCCAGCATCATTAATGAAAACCATCTCCCCATTCAGATTATTAATACTAATAAATTCAGAACTTTTTTCAACTATTAATGCTAGTTTTTTTTGTTCAGATTGCAGCTTATTACGTTCTGTTTTTATTAAATTGATATTATCAGCCAATGCTAACCCTACAAAAGAGGCTAAACCGATTAACCCTAAACGATGCAAGTCTTCAGTCAATATATTGGCAGGTAACAAAGCAAAGGCTTTTAAACACCAGATACTTGTATTTAATAAAATACAGCCCCACTCTAAAATTGCGAATCTAGCTGGCATGAATCCTTTATGCCATGTGTATAAACAAGCATAATTCACCAATCCACAAACAATTATTACCAGAAGTAGACCAGCAATTATAGTCTTACTAAAAGGTAAAAAACAAGCAATTAAAGTATATCCCACACAAATCCAGCGTACCCAGTTCATCAGTGTGTAGAGTTGACGACTGTAAAGACGCACTGGTAAAAATGAAATATAGAAACTGGAAGCACTTGCTAAAGCAATGCCCGCAGATATTAACATAATACTAATATTCCATTCAGGAAATTTTGGCCATAAATACTCAAAGGCTAAACCATCTCTGATAAAATAATTGGCAGTCAAAGCGATTAGGGAAACAACATGATATCTATAAATTATATCTTTTAACAATAAGACAAGCAGTA contains:
- a CDS encoding 7TM-DISM domain-containing protein yields the protein MLGYLLVWEIYLPVKATNSSLTNTVVLNDEQGKYQLGKYLEILVDPSQKLTIADVTQPQQKFTPSQSDIPNMGFSRAATWARVKLRNESNITSEWYLQGGPNNIDQVELYIPQGNSWIKKQIGRKLPFSGRELRDSNLVFVLPLAMGEEKKEEKTIYLRFTSQGTIAMNVILWQPVTYYQNNLTQQFLIGGFYGILLIIIGINLLLVLLLKDIIYRYHVVSLIALTANYFIRDGLAFEYLWPKFPEWNISIMLISAGIALASASSFYISFLPVRLYSRQLYTLMNWVRWICVGYTLIACFLPFSKTIIAGLLLVIIVCGLVNYACLYTWHKGFMPARFAILEWGCILLNTSIWCLKAFALLPANILTEDLHRLGLIGLASFVGLALADNINLIKTERNKLQSEQKKLALIVEKSSEFISINNLNGEMVFINDAGMQMIGLNTENALIEGNIWDYFCQDDRYLFPSNIFPTVLKSGYWEGELTLVNGKTREEIYTISSFFLIKDQQTGEATALASIIRDISQLKKAEQEILETLEKEKAVSEMRSRFIAMASHEIRTPLAIISSSTGILQTFGDRLNAEKKYKHLNTIQETIKRMTQLLDDVLMINRVEAEKMEFKPQASDIIAFCHRLKEETEITTTKHIIDLSYNLDEQMADGSLIVQFDQKLLQQILTNLLTNAIKYSPENNLVKFTLTRENEQLVFTITDHGIGILEADKVKLFAPFFRGSNVGNISGTGLGLSIVKKCLDLHQGKISVDSRQGEGTTFTVSIPYLKG